One genomic window of Evansella cellulosilytica DSM 2522 includes the following:
- a CDS encoding DUF1871 family protein, producing MERSANNVVTKHVNNWDPELLLEMGAPDDEYEFEIERITKEISRCQDEIEVAEVIKDIFDDSFGRDFPLEECLEIAKKIWVNLHN from the coding sequence ATGGAAAGATCGGCTAACAATGTTGTAACTAAGCACGTGAATAATTGGGATCCAGAACTACTTTTAGAAATGGGAGCTCCTGATGATGAGTACGAATTTGAGATCGAGCGTATAACGAAAGAAATATCACGCTGCCAAGATGAAATTGAAGTGGCAGAAGTTATTAAAGACATTTTTGATGATTCGTTTGGTAGGGATTTTCCCCTTGAAGAGTGTCTTGAAATAGCTAAAAAGATATGGGTTAATTTACATAACTAA
- a CDS encoding sigma-70 family RNA polymerase sigma factor, with the protein MSVLNRQDTMDDVFLEVLINQYYEALVNVSYTYVKNWSTAEDIVQDVFIKILNSYHLFENRSSIKTWLYKITMNKSKDYLRKTYFKRVVIMGVIDRLITDRTPEDNIIQKSMDKELAECIFILPIKYREVIILFYYEDLSLTEMGELLGENVSTLKSRLQRARRRLKEVLSSRGITYESI; encoded by the coding sequence GTGTCTGTCTTAAATAGGCAAGATACAATGGATGATGTTTTTCTTGAAGTACTTATTAATCAATATTATGAGGCTCTTGTGAATGTCTCATACACCTATGTGAAAAATTGGAGTACTGCGGAAGATATTGTTCAGGATGTATTTATCAAGATCTTAAATAGTTATCATCTTTTTGAAAACCGATCATCTATTAAAACATGGTTGTATAAGATTACAATGAATAAATCGAAAGATTATTTGAGGAAAACATATTTTAAAAGAGTTGTCATTATGGGTGTAATTGATAGATTAATAACCGACAGAACACCAGAAGATAATATTATTCAAAAATCGATGGATAAAGAGTTGGCAGAGTGCATTTTCATATTACCAATTAAGTACAGGGAAGTTATCATTCTTTTTTACTATGAAGATCTATCATTAACGGAGATGGGAGAACTACTCGGAGAGAATGTATCAACGTTAAAGAGTCGTTTGCAGAGGGCACGAAGAAGATTGAAAGAAGTATTATCTTCAAGGGGGATTACTTATGAGTCAATTTAA
- a CDS encoding AraC family transcriptional regulator codes for MDSLEKMNGAINYIEDNLLNEIDFREVARIAQCSEYHFKRMFSFLAGVSLSEYIRRRRLTLAAFDLKDRNEKVIDVAMKYSYHSPDSFTRAFQSLHGVTPTEARHHGHSLKAYPKMTFQLTIKGGTEMNYRIVQKEAFRVVGWKKRINLIPQGTNPEISEMWDTISDETYTQIEALSDLTPRGIINVCTNFSDERSQTGELDYYIAAATTKPCPNNLEELEIPAYTWAVFEVEGEWDQVQDAWGRIYSEWFPSSGYEHVEGPEILASKENRSEIWMTVVKK; via the coding sequence ATGGATTCATTGGAAAAAATGAATGGCGCGATAAACTATATAGAAGATAATTTATTGAACGAAATTGATTTTCGAGAGGTGGCGAGAATTGCGCAATGTTCCGAATACCATTTTAAGAGGATGTTTTCATTTCTGGCAGGTGTATCACTTTCGGAATATATTAGACGAAGAAGATTGACACTTGCGGCCTTTGATTTGAAGGACAGGAATGAAAAGGTGATAGATGTAGCAATGAAATACAGCTACCATTCTCCGGATTCTTTTACTAGAGCATTTCAAAGTCTTCATGGCGTTACTCCGACAGAAGCACGTCACCATGGCCATTCACTCAAAGCATATCCTAAAATGACCTTCCAACTGACAATTAAGGGAGGAACAGAAATGAATTACAGAATTGTACAAAAAGAGGCATTTCGAGTTGTAGGTTGGAAAAAAAGGATTAATTTGATTCCTCAAGGGACGAATCCTGAAATATCAGAAATGTGGGATACGATTAGTGATGAGACATATACACAAATCGAAGCGTTATCTGATTTAACTCCTAGAGGTATAATCAATGTATGTACAAATTTCTCTGATGAGCGAAGTCAAACAGGGGAACTGGATTACTACATTGCAGCAGCGACAACGAAGCCTTGTCCAAATAACTTGGAAGAACTTGAAATACCAGCTTATACATGGGCGGTATTTGAAGTCGAGGGAGAATGGGATCAAGTACAAGATGCTTGGGGAAGAATTTATTCAGAGTGGTTCCCGTCATCTGGGTATGAGCATGTGGAGGGGCCAGAGATTTTAGCAAGTAAAGAGAACAGAAGTGAGATTTGGATGACAGTAGTAAAAAAATAG
- a CDS encoding SIMPL domain-containing protein, whose translation MYTNPYYQQSSSSKSMVTNPQSSTFAHSNKGGKIKVHGEGKVTSPPDTVTITLGAVTESPSLREAQLENSNRVSAVIELLINLGISESDIQTIEYRVNPQYDFIDGKQTFRGYQVGHLLNIILKDVTMAGRITDDAVAAGANTIRSIDFSIQNASSLYEEALIRAVEDGKTKAASIASSLHVNLHAAPEKIEEIIQPDIIPFRTMNLTAAEGDPLQPGSLEIMASVEMTFTYS comes from the coding sequence ATGTACACTAATCCTTATTACCAACAAAGCTCTTCTTCAAAAAGCATGGTCACAAACCCACAGTCGAGTACATTCGCACATTCCAATAAAGGTGGAAAAATAAAGGTGCATGGAGAAGGAAAGGTTACCAGTCCTCCTGATACTGTAACAATCACCCTCGGAGCTGTTACTGAATCCCCTTCTTTACGGGAGGCACAGCTAGAGAATTCAAATCGCGTTTCTGCAGTTATAGAGTTATTAATAAATTTAGGTATTTCCGAGAGTGACATTCAAACCATTGAGTATCGGGTGAATCCACAATATGATTTTATTGATGGAAAGCAAACTTTTCGAGGCTATCAGGTTGGTCATCTGCTTAACATTATACTGAAGGACGTTACGATGGCAGGAAGAATTACCGACGATGCTGTTGCTGCAGGTGCCAATACGATTAGAAGCATTGATTTTTCCATTCAAAATGCTTCATCACTATACGAGGAAGCATTAATTCGTGCAGTGGAAGATGGAAAAACAAAGGCGGCGTCAATCGCATCTAGTCTCCATGTAAACCTCCATGCGGCTCCTGAAAAAATAGAGGAAATTATTCAACCAGATATTATCCCTTTCCGTACAATGAATCTGACTGCAGCAGAAGGGGACCCACTCCAGCCAGGTTCCCTTGAAATTATGGCCTCGGTTGAGATGACTTTCACCTATTCATGA
- a CDS encoding TIGR04104 family putative zinc finger protein, protein MKLPICWSCKHRYKYIEALRFLWSKECPTCNKRQYLTATSNWKTMLPTAFILLLPGYFIRHYLELPFIIYVYVGIGLFTLAMLITPFFLQFTNRTDPLN, encoded by the coding sequence TTGAAACTTCCAATTTGTTGGTCTTGTAAACATCGATATAAATATATAGAAGCACTTCGTTTTTTATGGTCAAAAGAATGTCCTACATGTAATAAAAGACAGTATCTCACTGCCACTAGTAATTGGAAGACAATGCTTCCGACAGCTTTTATCTTACTTTTACCCGGATACTTCATTAGACATTATTTAGAACTACCGTTCATTATTTATGTATATGTCGGTATTGGTCTATTCACCCTGGCTATGTTAATAACACCATTTTTCTTACAGTTCACAAACAGAACAGACCCATTAAATTAA
- the yjcZ gene encoding sporulation protein YjcZ, with translation MTHKHHTGTGAFAFVIVVFVLLVIIGAVVSTPYY, from the coding sequence TTGACACACAAACATCATACTGGAACAGGCGCTTTTGCCTTTGTCATTGTAGTTTTCGTACTGTTAGTCATTATTGGCGCAGTAGTGTCTACACCTTATTACTAA
- a CDS encoding YjcZ family sporulation protein → MSYYHGYQYGGYQHGGYRTGFALVLVLFILLVIIGAVIAF, encoded by the coding sequence ATGTCTTACTATCATGGCTATCAATATGGTGGTTACCAGCACGGAGGATATCGAACAGGCTTTGCTCTAGTATTAGTGCTGTTTATCCTTTTAGTTATCATTGGAGCAGTAATCGCATTTTAA
- a CDS encoding ABC transporter ATP-binding protein, whose protein sequence is MSHIQLHQLCKTYDQSTFAVEDATVSIEKGEFFILVGPSGCGKSTILRMIAGLEGISAGELYIDNQRANHLLPSQRNLSMVFQNYALYPHLTVEENILFGLKVKKVKKLERKKRCEEAAKLLGLTNYLKRKPRELSGGQRQRVALARAVVSDAPMCLMDEPLSNLDAKLRGHMRTEIRQLQRKLGITMIYVTHDQVEAMTMGDRIMVLKDGKVQQVGTPLEIYNKPKNLFVATFIGAPPMNISKATVDRMNSQLLLKNDLIIPISNEEVRQIKSDTVYIGIRPEQISRGKGESRDVDFSVQLSNVEVLGNETLLSFYIGEDIWKAKWLGQWPLDLNRQTNISFSIEKLYLFDGDTEKTVISPAWNETVLKEVLSVESR, encoded by the coding sequence ATGAGTCATATACAACTTCATCAACTGTGTAAAACCTATGATCAAAGTACTTTTGCTGTAGAAGATGCCACGGTTTCAATTGAAAAAGGAGAATTTTTTATTCTTGTAGGTCCGTCAGGGTGTGGAAAGAGTACGATTCTACGGATGATTGCAGGTTTAGAGGGAATTAGTGCAGGTGAGCTATACATAGATAACCAACGAGCTAATCATTTACTGCCGAGTCAACGAAATTTATCGATGGTTTTTCAAAATTATGCCCTGTACCCTCATTTAACAGTGGAAGAAAATATTTTGTTTGGATTAAAAGTAAAAAAAGTGAAAAAGTTAGAAAGAAAAAAACGGTGTGAGGAAGCGGCTAAACTATTAGGGTTAACAAACTACTTAAAGCGTAAGCCAAGGGAGTTGTCTGGTGGACAAAGACAACGAGTTGCATTAGCACGAGCCGTAGTTAGTGATGCACCAATGTGCTTGATGGATGAACCGCTATCTAATCTTGATGCCAAACTGCGAGGGCATATGCGAACGGAAATTCGTCAGCTACAAAGAAAATTAGGTATTACGATGATATACGTAACGCATGACCAAGTAGAGGCGATGACGATGGGTGATAGAATCATGGTTTTAAAGGATGGAAAGGTTCAGCAAGTAGGAACGCCATTAGAAATCTATAATAAACCGAAGAATCTATTTGTTGCTACTTTTATTGGAGCGCCACCGATGAATATTTCAAAAGCAACGGTAGATAGAATGAATAGCCAGTTACTATTGAAAAATGACCTTATTATACCTATAAGTAATGAGGAAGTCAGACAAATAAAGAGTGATACTGTTTATATAGGCATTAGACCAGAGCAAATTAGTCGCGGGAAAGGTGAATCTAGAGACGTAGATTTTTCTGTACAGCTTTCGAATGTCGAAGTACTAGGTAATGAGACGTTACTATCGTTTTATATCGGTGAGGATATATGGAAGGCTAAATGGTTAGGACAGTGGCCCTTGGATTTAAATAGGCAAACTAACATCTCCTTTTCTATAGAAAAATTATATCTTTTTGATGGAGATACAGAAAAAACGGTTATTTCACCTGCGTGGAATGAAACGGTGTTAAAGGAGGTTCTGTCTGTTGAATCTCGTTGA
- a CDS encoding carbohydrate ABC transporter permease → MKLAENQLIDHQSLWRKTANIRIAMLYLLPSILLFSIFLFYPMIKTVYLSFFLTDAKGAAAVFVGLENYIYLLQSAKFQKSMLSTGLFVLYTVPTSVIIALFLALLSNEKLRGIGFFRTIFSSTMGMSVAASAVIWLFLFHPTVGTINSFLGMFGIPAIRWLLDPTWALISIAITTIWMNIGFSFLIILGGLQNIDQHLYESANIDGAGYFYQLRRITVPMLSPTLFFIITITFINSFQSFGQVDILTRGGPAESTNLIVYSIYQDAFINYQFGTASAQAIMLFIIVFVLTLLQFKFGERKVHYQ, encoded by the coding sequence ATGAAACTAGCTGAAAATCAATTGATTGATCATCAATCGTTGTGGAGAAAAACAGCAAATATTAGAATTGCTATGTTGTATTTGCTTCCTTCCATCTTGTTATTTTCGATATTTCTTTTTTACCCAATGATCAAAACAGTATATTTAAGCTTTTTCTTAACGGATGCTAAAGGAGCGGCAGCAGTGTTTGTAGGATTGGAAAACTATATATATTTACTACAATCTGCTAAATTTCAAAAAAGCATGCTCTCTACAGGCCTCTTTGTACTTTACACCGTTCCGACTAGTGTAATTATTGCACTATTTTTAGCCTTACTGTCCAATGAGAAGCTAAGAGGAATCGGTTTTTTCAGAACAATTTTCTCATCAACGATGGGAATGTCTGTGGCAGCATCAGCAGTCATTTGGTTGTTCTTATTTCATCCGACAGTAGGTACCATCAATAGCTTTTTAGGGATGTTTGGAATTCCTGCAATTAGATGGCTATTAGATCCAACATGGGCTCTTATATCCATTGCTATCACAACAATATGGATGAATATTGGATTTTCTTTTTTGATTATTTTAGGTGGTTTGCAGAATATAGACCAGCATTTATACGAAAGTGCCAATATTGACGGAGCAGGGTATTTTTATCAATTACGGAGAATTACTGTGCCAATGCTGTCACCTACACTATTTTTTATCATTACAATTACTTTCATTAATTCGTTTCAATCCTTTGGGCAAGTGGATATCTTAACAAGAGGTGGACCGGCAGAGTCGACGAATTTAATCGTGTACTCCATTTATCAGGACGCATTTATTAACTATCAATTTGGTACGGCTAGTGCCCAGGCTATTATGCTTTTTATCATCGTTTTTGTTTTAACATTGCTGCAATTTAAGTTTGGTGAAAGGAAGGTGCATTATCAGTGA
- a CDS encoding carbohydrate ABC transporter permease: MRGGKIRSIVFYVLLLVSALLLFFPIIYSVLVSFMNGAEVLGRAFLPSSINVDNYVKVFGTVPLLHYLKNSFIVSCIVMIGQLIVCSLAAFVFAFIPFKGRNFIFLLFISTLMIPWEAAMIPNFLTIQSLGWMNSYLSMTVPFFALAFGTFLLRQHFKTIPHELYEASQIEGLSRFQFFYKVVIPYAKTSLVTLGIYGFLTTWNMYLWPLLVTTNDMKRTVQIGLKQLQTVEVSTEWGVVMAGVVIVILPTLLLLFIGQKQLQKGLTQGALK; the protein is encoded by the coding sequence GTGAGAGGTGGAAAAATACGTTCGATTGTCTTTTACGTATTATTGCTTGTATCTGCATTACTCCTTTTTTTTCCTATAATCTATTCGGTACTCGTAAGCTTCATGAATGGTGCGGAAGTACTAGGACGTGCATTCCTACCTTCATCAATAAATGTTGATAACTATGTAAAGGTTTTTGGAACAGTACCTTTACTGCATTACTTGAAAAATAGTTTTATAGTTTCATGTATTGTCATGATTGGTCAATTAATTGTATGTTCTTTAGCAGCCTTTGTGTTCGCCTTTATTCCATTTAAAGGACGGAATTTTATCTTTCTATTGTTTATATCAACGCTAATGATTCCATGGGAAGCAGCGATGATACCTAACTTTTTAACCATTCAAAGCTTAGGCTGGATGAATTCCTATTTGAGCATGACGGTACCTTTTTTTGCCTTAGCGTTTGGAACTTTTCTATTACGTCAGCATTTTAAAACAATTCCTCATGAATTATATGAGGCTTCACAAATAGAAGGATTATCTCGGTTTCAATTTTTTTATAAGGTTGTCATTCCTTATGCAAAAACAAGCTTAGTAACACTAGGTATTTATGGCTTTTTAACCACGTGGAATATGTATTTATGGCCATTGTTAGTGACTACAAATGACATGAAACGAACAGTGCAGATTGGCTTGAAACAGCTACAAACAGTAGAGGTTTCTACGGAGTGGGGGGTAGTAATGGCTGGTGTTGTCATTGTGATCTTACCAACGCTATTACTTCTATTTATAGGACAAAAACAGCTTCAAAAGGGTTTGACACAGGGTGCATTAAAATAA
- a CDS encoding ABC transporter substrate-binding protein, whose amino-acid sequence MLRKLSWIFLVIMLLGVIAACSTEESEASPETLDTETTDNNDDSAEEEESPVEDDATGDDKVSVEFWHGMGGGLGEALDELVDQYNASQDAVEVVSEYQGSYEELLTKFRSVGGTSEAPALVQVFEVGTKYMIDSGYITPVQEWIDKDNYDVNQLEGNILSYYTVDGSLYSMPFNSSTPALLYNKDAFEEVGLDPENPPTTFSEIMEAAEMLTTDDRYGFSILGHGWFFEQLLSTQGADYVNNDNGRSDIATEAIFNGEEGLRAFEWINEMNKAGTFGYFGSSWDDVRAAFQAEQVAMYLDSSAGTKGTVDNAPFAVGSGFVPYADEVERNGVIIGGGSIWMANGISEEEQAAAFDFMKFLQTPEVQAEWHLATGYFAINPSAYDEPIVSEVHEEYPQLRVPIEQLQATLPGTATQGALISVFPESRQLVVTALENMLQGMEPKEALDQAVEGTNRAIEIANRTSGE is encoded by the coding sequence ATGTTAAGAAAATTATCTTGGATTTTTCTTGTCATCATGCTTTTAGGGGTAATTGCTGCTTGTTCTACAGAAGAAAGTGAGGCTTCACCAGAAACATTAGACACAGAAACTACGGATAACAACGATGATAGTGCTGAGGAAGAAGAATCTCCAGTGGAGGATGATGCAACTGGGGATGATAAAGTATCTGTGGAGTTTTGGCACGGAATGGGTGGAGGTCTAGGTGAGGCGTTAGATGAACTAGTAGACCAATATAATGCTTCTCAAGACGCGGTAGAGGTTGTATCGGAATACCAAGGTTCTTATGAAGAGTTATTAACTAAGTTTAGAAGTGTAGGGGGTACGAGTGAGGCTCCTGCATTAGTGCAAGTCTTCGAGGTAGGAACGAAATATATGATTGACTCAGGCTACATAACTCCAGTTCAAGAGTGGATAGATAAAGATAATTATGATGTTAATCAGCTTGAAGGAAACATATTAAGCTACTACACTGTAGATGGTTCGTTATATTCTATGCCATTTAACTCTTCTACACCTGCACTTCTTTACAATAAGGATGCCTTTGAGGAGGTAGGATTAGATCCAGAAAATCCACCAACAACCTTCTCAGAAATAATGGAGGCAGCAGAAATGTTAACGACAGATGACCGTTATGGGTTTTCAATCTTAGGCCATGGGTGGTTCTTTGAACAGCTACTTTCTACTCAAGGGGCAGATTATGTCAATAACGATAATGGTAGATCGGATATCGCAACAGAAGCGATTTTTAATGGAGAAGAAGGACTTCGTGCATTTGAATGGATTAATGAAATGAACAAAGCTGGTACATTCGGATATTTTGGATCAAGCTGGGATGACGTTCGTGCTGCATTCCAAGCAGAACAAGTAGCGATGTATTTAGATTCCTCAGCAGGAACGAAAGGAACGGTCGATAATGCGCCATTCGCAGTAGGGTCAGGATTTGTTCCTTATGCGGACGAAGTAGAAAGAAATGGTGTAATTATCGGAGGTGGATCTATTTGGATGGCAAATGGAATTTCTGAAGAAGAGCAGGCAGCAGCCTTCGATTTCATGAAATTTTTGCAAACACCTGAGGTGCAAGCAGAATGGCATCTAGCAACTGGCTATTTTGCAATAAATCCGTCTGCTTATGACGAGCCAATTGTGTCTGAAGTTCATGAAGAGTATCCGCAATTAAGAGTTCCTATCGAACAATTACAAGCTACTTTACCAGGAACGGCTACTCAAGGCGCATTAATATCGGTATTTCCTGAATCGCGTCAGCTTGTCGTGACGGCTCTAGAAAATATGCTACAAGGCATGGAACCGAAGGAAGCGTTGGATCAAGCAGTAGAAGGTACTAACCGAGCAATTGAAATTGCAAATAGAACATCAGGAGAGTAA
- a CDS encoding DUF3307 domain-containing protein — translation MALLSLVLAHLIGDFFLQTEKMVKNKKLYLKRHLLHQFVVGFIALFIIFVISGEDSFLVYVAIPSILFVFFHWIIDIGKINGQSLLEKKYGQRSGWELALFVIDQLFHFVTIVVISVIFFNIDVYNLSNQFLISIGLIEGITPSFSPGQKVVFVVIMLIIATSVSGHLIRIFLGSFTNYLSLFEGKYTLKDKRNGQYDSSKGNYQNTNIVEEYTYMVLKDQDLSRGKIIGYLERLLVIVLVMNDSISSIAFIIAAKSITRFKQLDDRDWAEYFLLGTLASIFLAIVYGIIIKFIV, via the coding sequence ATGGCGTTACTAAGTTTAGTTCTTGCTCATTTAATCGGTGATTTTTTCTTGCAGACGGAAAAAATGGTGAAAAACAAGAAATTATATCTTAAAAGGCACCTATTACACCAGTTTGTAGTAGGATTTATTGCCCTTTTTATTATCTTTGTCATTTCGGGAGAAGACAGTTTTTTGGTTTATGTTGCTATACCCTCTATCCTTTTCGTTTTCTTTCATTGGATTATTGATATAGGCAAAATAAATGGGCAATCATTACTAGAGAAGAAATATGGTCAACGAAGCGGATGGGAGTTGGCCCTGTTTGTCATTGATCAGCTGTTTCACTTCGTCACGATTGTAGTCATTTCCGTAATATTTTTTAACATAGATGTTTATAACCTGAGCAATCAATTCCTTATATCGATTGGACTTATAGAAGGAATAACTCCTAGTTTTTCCCCTGGACAGAAAGTAGTCTTTGTCGTCATTATGCTTATTATTGCCACAAGTGTTAGTGGTCACCTTATTCGAATTTTTCTTGGTTCATTTACAAATTACCTATCTCTTTTTGAAGGGAAGTATACACTTAAAGATAAGCGTAATGGTCAATACGATAGTAGTAAAGGTAACTATCAAAACACAAATATAGTAGAAGAATATACGTATATGGTATTAAAGGATCAAGATTTATCACGTGGAAAAATTATCGGTTATTTAGAAAGGCTTCTTGTCATTGTTCTTGTCATGAACGATTCCATTAGTTCCATAGCGTTTATTATCGCAGCAAAGTCTATTACAAGATTTAAACAGCTGGATGACCGTGATTGGGCAGAGTACTTTTTATTAGGCACCCTCGCTTCCATATTTTTGGCAATCGTCTATGGCATAATCATTAAATTCATAGTGTAG